One Mauremys mutica isolate MM-2020 ecotype Southern chromosome 9, ASM2049712v1, whole genome shotgun sequence DNA segment encodes these proteins:
- the B3GNT5 gene encoding lactosylceramide 1,3-N-acetyl-beta-D-glucosaminyltransferase, which produces MFVSSRKVRKCQFVQILATCFVLSLMIFWTPLDDHIVSHMKSYSYRYLINSYNFVNDSLSLSRENLDRVARYRYLINHKEKCQQQEVLLLLFVKTSPENRHRRDAIRQTWGNEKYVYSHLNANIKTVFALGRPTDHMQRAQMQRKLLMEDQKYNDLIQQDFLDTFHNLTLKLLLQFGWVNAYCPHAKFIMSADDDIFIHMPNLVAYLQSLVEIGAQDIWIGRVHRGAPPIRDKTSKYYVPYEMYQWPSYPDYTAGAAYVISSDVAAKVYEASQTLNTSLYIDDVFMGLCANKMGIVPQYHVFFSGEGKAPYHPCIYNKMITSHGHVDDLHHLWKQATDPKVKSFSSRFLGGLYCKIINIMLLCKLQYEDTYPCSAAFS; this is translated from the coding sequence ATGTTTGTTAGTTCCAGGaaagtcagaaaatgccaatttgtgcAGATACTTGCCACTTGCTTTGTACTGTCTCTCATGATTTTCTGGACACCACTTGATGATCATATTGTGAGCCATATGAAGTCCTATTCTTACAGATACCTCATAAATAGCTACAACTTTGTGAATGATAGCCTGTCCCTTAGCAGGGAAAACCTGGACAGGGTAGCAAGATACCGATATTTGATCAACCACAAGGAGAAATGTCAACAGCAAGAGGTCCTCCTTCTATTGTTTGTAAAGACTTCTCCAGAAAACCGGCATCGGCGAGATGCAATTCGACAAACCTGGGGTAATGAAAAATATGTATATTCTCATCTTAATGCCAACATTAAAACTGTTTTTGCTTTAGGACGACCAACAGATCATATGCAGAGAGCACAGATGCAAAGAAAACTTCTAATGGAAGACCAGAAGTATAATGATTTGATCCAACAAGACTTCTTGGATACTTTTCACAATCTTACCCTTAAGTTACTTTTGCAGTTTGGATGGGTGAATGCATACTGCCCACATGCCAAGTTCATTATGTCTGCAGATGATGATATTTTTATTCACATGCCAAATCTTGTTGCATATCTCCAAAGTCTAGTGGAAATTGGTGCTCAAGATATCTGGATTGGGCGTGTCCATCGTGGAGCTCCTCCCATAAGAGATAAGACTAGCAAATACTATGTTCCATATGAAATGTACCAGTGGCCTTCTTATCCTGACTACACAGCTGGAGCTGCATATGTAATATCAAGTGATGTAGCAGCTAAAGTATATGAGGCTTCACAGACCCTTAATACAAGTCTTTATATAGATGATGTTTTCATGGGTCTCTGTGCTAATAAAATGGGAATTGTACCACAATATCATGTATTCTTTTCTGGGGAAGGAAAGGCTCCATATCATCCCTGCATCTATAACAAAATGATAACCTCTCATGGACATGTAGATGACCTTCATCACCTTTGGAAGCAGGCAACAGATCCAAAAGTCAAAAGCTTTTCCTCTAGATTTTTGGGTGGACTATATTGCAAAATAATTAACATTATGCTTCTTTGCAAACTACAGTATGAGGACACATATCCCTGTTCAGCTGCATTTTCCTAA